The DNA window CCAAGAACGCCCAGGCCTACGTGCGTAGCCTGGAGGAGATGATGGGGGCACCGGTTTCGGCCGTCAGTGTCGGGCCGGGACGCGACCAGACACTGGAGCTCGGCTCGCTGATCTGATTGGCTACCTCTGTCCCTCTCTCCACAACGCACAAAGGGTCCGTAAAGTGAAAGCCCTGGTCCTCGGCGGCGGTGGCCGCGAACACGCACTCGTCCGAGCCCTGTCCAACGACCCGGGTGTGACCGATCTGCACTGCGCACCCGGCAACCCCGGTATTTCGGCACTCGCGGAGAACCACGTCATCAACGTCCAGGACGGGCTCGCCGTCACCGAGCTCGCCTCGCGCATCGGCAGCGAGCTCGTCGTGGTGGGACCGGAGGCCCCGCTGGTGTCCGGTGTCGCCAACGCGCTGCGGGAACGCGGCATCCCGGTGTTCGGCCCGGACCGGGAGGCCGCGCGCCTGGAGGGGTCGAAAGCCTTCGCCAAGGAGGTCATGGAGGCCGCGGGCGTGCCCACCGCCCGGTCCCGGGTGTGCAAGAACCCGGGCCAGGTGTCCGAGGCGCTGGAGGCGTTCGGGCCGCCCTACGTGGTCAAGAACGACGGCCTCGCCTCCGGCAAGGGCGTCGTCGTGACCGAGGACCGCCAGGCCGCGGAACGCCACGCGCGCGAGTGCGGCCGGGTGGTCGTGGAGGAGTACCTGGACGGCCCCGAGGTCTCCCTGTTCGTGCTGAGCGACGGTGTCCGCGCCATCCCCCTGCCTGCCGCGAAGGACTTCAAACGCGCGCACGACGGCGACAGGGGGCCCAACACCGGCGGGATGGGCGCCTACGTGCCGCTGTCGTGGGCGCCCTCGGGCCTCACCGACGAGGTCATGGAGAGCGTCGTGCGCCCCACGCTGGTGGAGATGTCCCGGCGCGGCGCCCGCTACCAGGGACTGCTCTACCTCGGACTCGCGCTGACCTCGACCGGCCCGCGGGTGGTGGAGTTCAACGCGCGTTTCGGCGATCCGGAAGCCCAGGTGGTCCTGGACCGGTTGGCCACGCCGATCGGTTCGCTCCTGCAGGCGTGCGACACCGGCGACCTGGGCAAGGTCACCTCGCTGGAGTGGCGTACCGGCGCCGCCGTGACCGTCGTCATCGCCGCGGAGAACTACCCCGCCTCCCCGGTGAAGGGGGACACCGTCACGGGGCTGGACTCCGCCAACGCCGTGGACGGGGCCTACGTGCTGCACGCCGGGACCTCCTGGAGCAGCGACCGCGAGATCAAGTCGGACGGCGGCCGTGTACTCAACGTGGTGGGAACCGGCGACACGCTCGCCCGGGCCCGCGAGCGCGCCTACGAGGCGGCGGGGCGCGTCGAGCTGCGTGGTTCCTTCTACCGGCGCGACATCGCCGAACAGGCCGCGGCGGACGAGGTGTGACACCGGCCGTGGCCGGTGCTGTGGGGAGGTACCGGCCACACCTCCCTGCGGGCCGGCTTTCCGGTGACGCGTCCACCTGCCGTGCCACCGACCCGCCGGGGCTGCGAAAATGGTCGGGTGATCGAGCGCTACACCCTTCCCGAGATGGGGCGCGTCTTCAGTGACGCCCACAAGTACGAGCTCTGGTGCCAGGTGGAGACCCTGGTGCTGGAGGCCCAGGCCGAGGCCGGAACGGTGCCCGCCGATACGGTGCGGCCGGTGCGGGACGCCCCGCCGCCGGCTCCGGAGCGGGTCGCCGAGATCGAGGCCACCACACAGCACGACGTCATCGCGTTCCTGACCGCGTGGGCCGACAACACCGAGCCGCGGGACGCCGCGGCGTGGGTCCACTTCGGTATGACGTCCTCGGACCTGCTCGACACCGCGCTGGCCGCGCAGCTGGTCGAGGCGACCGACATCCTGCTCGCCAAGGCCGACACACTGGTCGCCGCGCTGCGGGACCACGCCCTCGAGCACCGGAACACGCTGCGGGTCGGCCGTACGCACGGCATCCACGCCGAACCCGACGTGTGGGGGCACCGGGTCGCGGACTTCGCCTTCGGCATGGCGCGTTCCCGCGACCGGCTGCGCCGCGCCCGGGAGGCGGTCGGGGTGATGGCGATCTCGGGACCGGTGGGCACCTACTCCAACATCGACCCCGCGGTGGAGGACCACGTCGCGCGGCGGCTGGACCTGCGCCGGGCCGACGTCTCCACTCAGGTGGTGCTGCGGGACGGGATCAGCGAGTGGGTGTCGGCACTGGCGATCATGGCCAGCGCGTGCGAGGCGGTCGCGCTGGAGGTGCGGCACAGCCAGCGCACCGAGGTGCGGGAGCTGTCCGAACCGTTCGGCAAGGGCCAGAAGGGCTCCAGCGCCATGCCGCACAAGAAGAACCCGATCATGTCGGAGCGGATCTGCGGCATGGCGCGCAACGTGCGCGCCCAGGTGGTGCCGGTCATGGAGGGCATCCCGCTGTGGCACGAGCGTGACATCTCGCACTCCTCCACGGAGCGCATCGCCCTGCCGGACGCGGCGATCGCGACCGACTACCTGCTGCACCTCACCACCCGCCTGGTGAACGGCCTCGTCGTGGACACCGAGCGGATGCGCGCCAACCTGGACGCCACGCACGGCCTGATCTACTCCTCGACCGTGGTCTCCGAACTGCTGGAGACCGGGGCGTCCCGCGAGGACGTGTACGCGCTCGTGCAGGCCGCCGCGATGC is part of the Haloactinospora alba genome and encodes:
- the purD gene encoding phosphoribosylamine--glycine ligase, which produces MKALVLGGGGREHALVRALSNDPGVTDLHCAPGNPGISALAENHVINVQDGLAVTELASRIGSELVVVGPEAPLVSGVANALRERGIPVFGPDREAARLEGSKAFAKEVMEAAGVPTARSRVCKNPGQVSEALEAFGPPYVVKNDGLASGKGVVVTEDRQAAERHARECGRVVVEEYLDGPEVSLFVLSDGVRAIPLPAAKDFKRAHDGDRGPNTGGMGAYVPLSWAPSGLTDEVMESVVRPTLVEMSRRGARYQGLLYLGLALTSTGPRVVEFNARFGDPEAQVVLDRLATPIGSLLQACDTGDLGKVTSLEWRTGAAVTVVIAAENYPASPVKGDTVTGLDSANAVDGAYVLHAGTSWSSDREIKSDGGRVLNVVGTGDTLARARERAYEAAGRVELRGSFYRRDIAEQAAADEV
- the purB gene encoding adenylosuccinate lyase; amino-acid sequence: MIERYTLPEMGRVFSDAHKYELWCQVETLVLEAQAEAGTVPADTVRPVRDAPPPAPERVAEIEATTQHDVIAFLTAWADNTEPRDAAAWVHFGMTSSDLLDTALAAQLVEATDILLAKADTLVAALRDHALEHRNTLRVGRTHGIHAEPDVWGHRVADFAFGMARSRDRLRRAREAVGVMAISGPVGTYSNIDPAVEDHVARRLDLRRADVSTQVVLRDGISEWVSALAIMASACEAVALEVRHSQRTEVRELSEPFGKGQKGSSAMPHKKNPIMSERICGMARNVRAQVVPVMEGIPLWHERDISHSSTERIALPDAAIATDYLLHLTTRLVNGLVVDTERMRANLDATHGLIYSSTVVSELLETGASREDVYALVQAAAMRTWEEDVPFRETLRAQAAEHGVTLDEARLDEVCRPERFVQRLGGVFDRLTELS